One genomic segment of Reichenbachiella ulvae includes these proteins:
- a CDS encoding ROK family protein has product MLLKIGDVVAQEAFEYTGKVLGAKLADAVGHTSPEAIFIMGGLAKAGDLIFKPTIKHFEKNLLHIYQGKIKVLPSELNSTHTPIIGAASLILKDIMTKKGLVI; this is encoded by the coding sequence ATGCTGCTGAAAATCGGTGATGTAGTCGCTCAGGAGGCCTTCGAGTATACAGGTAAGGTATTGGGAGCCAAGCTAGCTGATGCTGTGGGGCATACCAGTCCAGAGGCGATATTCATCATGGGAGGATTAGCGAAAGCAGGTGATTTGATATTCAAACCTACCATCAAGCATTTCGAAAAGAACTTGTTACACATTTATCAAGGTAAGATCAAGGTTTTGCCTTCAGAATTGAACAGCACGCATACGCCAATCATAGGAGCGGCCAGTTTGATACTGAAAGATATTATGACAAAAAAAGGCTTAGTGATTTGA